In the Deltaproteobacteria bacterium genome, one interval contains:
- a CDS encoding pyridoxamine 5'-phosphate oxidase family protein, with amino-acid sequence MSTTDVHRITTVEQLRARIGEPSAVVPLKLWKSLNETAVGFIKKSPFLLLATADAEGNMDVSPKGDGPGFVEIENDTTLIIPDRSGNKLIFGLQNILHNPHVGLIFLIPGTGETFRVNGRAELTADPVILERLSARGKPAVVAIRVTIEECFLHCAKAFLRANVWKPDHWSEQYKISFGKLLVEKMGGDEKTVKQFDEFVENDYKNNL; translated from the coding sequence ATGTCCACCACAGACGTCCATCGGATTACCACGGTTGAACAATTACGGGCTCGCATTGGCGAACCGTCAGCGGTCGTCCCGTTGAAACTTTGGAAGTCACTCAATGAGACGGCGGTCGGCTTCATCAAAAAATCTCCGTTCCTGCTCCTTGCGACTGCAGACGCCGAAGGCAACATGGATGTTTCTCCCAAAGGGGACGGCCCAGGGTTTGTCGAAATCGAAAATGACACCACACTGATCATTCCCGATCGGAGTGGGAATAAGTTGATCTTCGGCTTGCAGAACATTCTGCATAATCCCCATGTCGGCCTCATCTTTCTGATTCCTGGAACTGGAGAGACATTTCGCGTCAATGGGCGCGCAGAGCTGACCGCTGACCCAGTAATCTTAGAACGTCTGTCAGCACGGGGAAAACCCGCTGTCGTTGCCATCCGCGTAACGATCGAAGAGTGCTTCCTCCATTGTGCTAAAGCATTTCTCCGCGCCAACGTCTGGAAACCGGATCACTGGTCAGAACAATACAAGATTTCCTTTGGTAAACTGCTAGTAGAGAAAATGGGCGGAGACGAAAAGACGGTTAAACAGTTTGATGAATTTGTGGAGAATGATTATAAGAACAATTTATGA